A DNA window from Pseudomonas sp. B21-056 contains the following coding sequences:
- a CDS encoding DUF2892 domain-containing protein → MSDNNPFEPIESTPFQSRPAQNVHGWERAGSLAGGVLMMGKGLRRGGIIGLAQLAIGGMALARGITGHCSAKTLLEKSRQNLSSARARIEQAGDELSRMKANAEAATGTATVTGNDSLDSPKAGL, encoded by the coding sequence ATGAGCGATAACAATCCGTTCGAGCCGATCGAGAGCACCCCGTTCCAATCCCGCCCTGCGCAAAACGTGCACGGCTGGGAACGCGCGGGCTCCCTGGCCGGCGGCGTGCTGATGATGGGCAAGGGCTTGCGGCGTGGCGGCATCATTGGTCTGGCTCAACTGGCCATCGGTGGCATGGCGCTGGCACGGGGCATTACCGGGCATTGCTCGGCCAAGACGCTGCTGGAGAAGAGCCGCCAAAACCTGAGCAGCGCCCGCGCCCGGATCGAGCAGGCCGGCGATGAACTGAGCCGCATGAAGGCCAACGCCGAGGCGGCCACCGGCACGGCTACGGTGACGGGGAATGATTCGTTGGATTCGCCGAAGGCTGGGCTTTGA